From a single Adhaeribacter swui genomic region:
- a CDS encoding head GIN domain-containing protein: MKKALMPFACFLLLFSLGRVEAAPLKELATSTTTFQNTQTRPVDSFSGVASAVPFNVVVTIGPKESLRLEGDSELLDKIETPVKDGVLHIKMKKGSEQWFGSSKKVNIYITAPSLNKLAVSGAGNMEVKGTVKGERVTTEVSGSGHLAATVAAASLSSSISGSGGMELEGKSDDVHLDISGSGRFEGKDLNTQTAKISVSGSGKASIQAEETLDATLSGSGKVTYSGNAKVNVVKSGSGSVTKI; encoded by the coding sequence ATGAAAAAAGCATTAATGCCTTTTGCCTGTTTTCTGTTGCTGTTCTCGCTCGGGCGTGTAGAAGCCGCGCCTTTAAAAGAATTAGCCACTAGCACTACTACCTTTCAGAACACGCAAACCCGGCCTGTAGACTCGTTTTCCGGGGTAGCTTCGGCAGTGCCGTTTAACGTGGTGGTAACCATTGGCCCCAAAGAAAGTTTGCGCTTAGAAGGCGATAGCGAGCTGCTCGACAAAATTGAAACGCCCGTGAAAGATGGGGTTTTACACATTAAAATGAAGAAAGGAAGTGAACAGTGGTTTGGGAGTTCTAAAAAAGTAAACATTTACATTACGGCTCCCAGCCTAAACAAATTAGCGGTGAGTGGCGCCGGCAATATGGAGGTAAAAGGCACCGTAAAAGGCGAACGGGTGACTACAGAAGTCAGCGGTTCCGGCCATTTAGCCGCGACGGTAGCTGCTGCTAGTTTATCATCTTCCATTAGCGGTTCCGGAGGAATGGAATTGGAAGGTAAATCGGACGACGTGCACCTGGATATTAGTGGATCCGGCAGGTTTGAAGGCAAAGATTTAAACACCCAAACGGCTAAAATTTCCGTGAGCGGCTCGGGTAAAGCTTCTATTCAAGCTGAGGAAACGTTAGATGCCACCTTAAGCGGCTCCGGAAAAGTTACTTATTCCGGTAACGCCAAGGTAAATGTGGTAAAAAGCGGTTCCGGCTCGGTTACGAAAATTTAA
- a CDS encoding ABC transporter permease: protein MFRNYFKTAWRHILRNKGYSALNILGLGTGMVVALLIGLWVHYEYSYDKFLPDYERLYQVRRNFNSNGDILNFTTNSLALADALRNEVPEIEYVAESDWMSAHGLKVGEKKLYLNGGQVNSDFLKMFRFPLLAGTPDLVLKDPYSIVLTESTAQALFGDEDPLNQTVRFDNKHDLKVTGILKDLPGNSTFQFKYLVPFSYYEATENFVKEQRRGGFSENSYQIFTKLKPGISYAQVAPKIKNITKREKNNPNAQNSEVVMQAMARWHLYSEYENGQDTGGFIEYVRMFSVIGGLILLIACINFINLTTARSEKRAREVGVRKAIGSQRKDLVIQFLIESLVFALLAFVWALALVQLALPAFNTITGSIIKLPLLNVSFWGITLGGVLLTALLAGSRPAFYFSSFNPVKVLKGSLHAGKAAALPRKILVVLQFSCSITLIISTIIIYRQIQHAKDRPTGFSLNRLMVTESNSDLSKNYLVLKNELQQQGIVSNITQASSSATGIYWHSDVDQWPGKHAGETVEMGVIMVADDYFKTLGIQVVQGRDFSGKSDTMSVIFNEAAIKRLRLNDPINQTITFNGQQVRIVGVTKDALMESPFASAEPTMFRYSAYPQPFITYRLAPGISTQDAIVKLTALFNKYSPAFPFDYQFADQSYARKFNLEILIGKLAGVFASLAIFISCLGLFGLAAFIAEQRTKEIGIRKVLGASVWQVWLLLSKDFMLLVVVSCVIASPLALYFLQNWLQKYTYRIDIGVGVFILAGVLALFITLLTISFQAIKAAVANPVKSLRSE, encoded by the coding sequence ATGTTCCGAAATTATTTTAAAACGGCCTGGCGGCATATTCTGCGCAATAAAGGGTACAGCGCCCTGAATATTCTGGGTTTGGGTACCGGCATGGTCGTAGCTTTGTTAATTGGCTTGTGGGTGCACTACGAATACTCGTACGATAAATTTTTGCCCGATTACGAACGCTTATACCAGGTTCGCCGCAATTTTAACAGCAACGGCGATATTTTAAATTTTACTACTAACTCGCTGGCTCTTGCTGATGCGCTCCGGAATGAAGTGCCGGAAATAGAGTACGTAGCAGAATCCGATTGGATGAGCGCGCATGGTTTAAAAGTAGGGGAGAAGAAGTTATACCTAAACGGCGGACAGGTAAACAGCGATTTTTTAAAAATGTTTCGTTTTCCGCTGCTTGCGGGTACCCCCGACCTGGTTTTAAAAGATCCGTATTCCATTGTGCTTACCGAATCTACGGCGCAAGCTTTATTCGGCGATGAAGATCCGCTGAACCAAACAGTGCGCTTCGATAATAAACATGATTTAAAAGTAACCGGTATTTTAAAAGATTTACCGGGTAATTCTACTTTTCAGTTTAAGTACCTGGTGCCTTTTAGCTACTACGAGGCTACCGAAAATTTTGTGAAGGAGCAACGCCGCGGCGGATTCTCCGAGAATTCGTACCAGATATTTACCAAACTAAAACCCGGTATTAGCTATGCCCAGGTAGCACCTAAAATTAAAAATATTACAAAACGAGAGAAAAACAACCCCAATGCCCAAAACTCCGAAGTGGTGATGCAGGCCATGGCCAGGTGGCATTTGTATTCGGAGTACGAGAACGGTCAGGATACCGGCGGCTTTATCGAGTACGTACGGATGTTTAGTGTCATTGGCGGATTAATCTTGCTGATTGCCTGTATTAATTTTATAAATTTAACCACCGCGCGTTCTGAGAAAAGAGCCCGTGAAGTAGGTGTCCGGAAAGCCATTGGTTCGCAGCGCAAAGATTTAGTTATTCAGTTCTTAATTGAATCGTTGGTATTTGCTTTGCTGGCTTTTGTTTGGGCGCTGGCTCTGGTGCAATTAGCTTTACCCGCTTTTAATACGATTACCGGTAGTATTATTAAACTTCCGCTGCTAAATGTCAGCTTCTGGGGCATTACTCTTGGTGGGGTATTACTTACGGCCCTGCTGGCCGGTAGTCGGCCTGCTTTTTATTTCTCGTCTTTTAATCCGGTAAAAGTTTTAAAAGGTTCGCTGCACGCGGGTAAAGCCGCCGCCCTGCCTCGCAAAATACTGGTAGTTTTGCAGTTTAGTTGCTCCATTACTTTAATTATAAGTACCATTATCATTTACCGGCAAATTCAACATGCTAAAGACCGGCCTACCGGTTTTAGTTTAAACCGGTTAATGGTAACCGAAAGTAACAGCGACCTGAGTAAGAATTATCTGGTACTGAAAAACGAACTACAACAACAAGGCATCGTTTCCAATATAACGCAGGCTTCCAGTTCGGCTACCGGCATTTACTGGCACTCCGACGTGGACCAATGGCCCGGTAAACACGCCGGCGAAACCGTAGAAATGGGAGTAATTATGGTAGCAGATGATTATTTTAAAACCCTCGGCATTCAGGTGGTACAAGGCCGGGATTTTAGCGGCAAATCTGATACTATGAGTGTAATATTTAACGAGGCAGCTATTAAACGCTTGCGCCTAAACGATCCGATTAATCAAACCATAACCTTTAACGGTCAGCAAGTGCGCATTGTGGGCGTAACTAAAGATGCTTTAATGGAATCGCCGTTTGCCTCCGCAGAACCTACTATGTTTCGGTATAGCGCTTATCCGCAGCCTTTTATTACGTACCGATTGGCTCCGGGTATTTCTACGCAGGATGCTATTGTTAAACTAACGGCTTTGTTTAATAAATACAGCCCGGCTTTTCCGTTTGATTACCAATTTGCCGACCAGTCGTATGCCCGCAAGTTTAACCTGGAAATCCTGATTGGGAAGTTAGCCGGGGTGTTTGCCAGTTTAGCTATTTTTATTTCGTGCTTAGGGTTATTTGGCTTAGCGGCCTTTATTGCGGAGCAACGCACGAAAGAAATCGGCATCCGCAAAGTGTTGGGCGCTTCGGTTTGGCAAGTGTGGTTGTTGCTTTCCAAAGATTTTATGCTGCTGGTAGTAGTAAGCTGCGTAATTGCGTCGCCGTTGGCGCTGTACTTCTTGCAGAACTGGTTGCAAAAGTATACTTACCGCATTGATATCGGGGTTGGTGTATTTATTCTGGCAGGGGTGTTGGCCTTATTCATCACGCTGCTTACCATTAGCTTTCAAGCCATTAAAGCCGCTGTAGCTAACCCGGTTAAAAGCTTGCGCAGCGAGTAG